The Coffea arabica cultivar ET-39 chromosome 10e, Coffea Arabica ET-39 HiFi, whole genome shotgun sequence region CATTACTTGTAATTATGGTGGTTCAAACAATTGATGAGATGAATTGAGGGGAAGTTGAAAATAAGTAATTTCTCCAATAGGGATTTGAACCCAAAAAGCCCAGAAGGAAGGGATCACCAGATGAAGGCTTCtatatgattaaatgatatagTATTATTCACTAGACAAATATAAATCATACATGCTTCCTTATTATGTCACGCCTTCACATgaaaaggaggaagaaaaaagTCAAGGATAAAATTACAATAACAAGTTAACGACACATCTTCGTTTTTCAAGCTTTCTTGAACATAATCCTGAGTGGTACATCACTCAAAGCAAGACGTCTAGTTCCACCTTGAACAAAAAAGCCAACATTCTTGCATATCACCTTGCAGAATTTGCAAACCGTGGGACAAAAAACAAGCTTATAGTCTTtatcatcaaaattttcaatcttAAACCAATTGTCTAGAGTGTCACGACCAGGGTCTCCCTCAACTCCACCATCATATATGAAGTACTGCCCTAATATTTCATCATACTCAAGCTTCCACACAGTTGACTCAACACAAGTCGTTGAAGCTGAGAACTTGATGTTTAAATCAGTGGAAACACGAACAACACCCTTTTTAGGGTTGACTGGTGTGAAAATCAACGGGAGGCCGGGTTTGACTTCCAATTGCTCCTGAAACACGCTGAGAGGGCAAGTATCCCCCGCCGGGCTGGCTAGAGTAAGGCCGCCACCTCAGCCACGGATGACTGGTAAAATGTAGTAGTCCAAGCCTGCCCTGAACTTCTTTCCGTCGATGTCGAGCACCGGATCAGGCGCTTCAGCTGCTGGCGAGAGGACaatattgaaaaaaagaaataaaagaaagaaaagggtttTCTTCACTGTAGACTGTAGTACAGTTTTGAAGTTTGGAGTTTTGACTTCTGAGAATAGATGAATGATTTGGATCTTGAGATATAATCACTCGCTATATGTAGATAAATCTGAGAAGATAACACGGATAAGGGCGATTGACTCCGGAGCTGTTCGAAATCCACATCGGTACGGAAAACGGCATGTGGGTGTTAAGAAAATATCTTAGATGAGTTTTGAATGACAAAATGTTCAACTAGCACTTGGTCAACTGTCTGTAATCCATCCTTTAAACAGATTAGCTCTGTACTTTTCAGTCCTTTAATTACTCAGTTCCATTAGAAAACATATAGTAGTTTAATGCTTTACGGAGATAATCTAGGTATTCATGTTTTAAGTAATTTTTGGGTCTCATAGAGAATGctttacaaaatttaaaataattgtttGGAATTTGCAAGTTTATTTTAAAGATTTTCgtttttattagttgtttgaCGGGTGAAAATATCGGTATAAAgtgaaaagaacaaaataataACTAAAAATGGCAAATTTGGGGTAAAGAAATCCTCTCTTGTCCCCCATCGCGTTCTAAAATCTTTCCCGCTTTCGCCTCATCGCCCGCTTCCGTTATCCCCGGCCCCTTGTCCCCTCCTCAATGCCCCGACAGTGTCTCCACGATTGGCTAATTCCAAATGACCATGGATGGATATGGAGGAATATATTACAAAAAAGATCTATTGGTAGACTGTAGAATAAGGTGCATCTTTGaaacaaaagggataatttGTTTGGCTTGATAATTGGCACCCAAAGGAGCCCTATTGACGAAGTACTCAGATGCTGTGGTGTGGCAGAAGAATTGTACGCAATATTAATTTGCTTCTGTACCTAATTCTATTGCTTTGCAAGGGGAATTTGACGACCAATGATCAATTGAGGCAATACAGTCTAGCCAGAAATGTGGAATGTGTCTTGTGCCATCAAGCAAATTAAGGAAACTGCTAATATTTATTCTTTGCCTGTTTTATGTCCTCCAATATATTCCCAAAGATCCAGCGCTTATGTATTATTCTTCGAGCTTACTCTTATGAACTTGGGATCAAGAGCTGAAATGGTATCTTATTCATGGGATGCAACAATAATTTTTAGGGCAGCTTAGGAGGTTGGCTTTATCTGCCGAACTACTCTAAGTTGACTCGTAATACAGGTGGACAACTAGGAGGACAACTTGctgtttattaataaaattagtGGACAACTTGGATGGATACAGAATCCATTTGTTTTTACCAAAGACTAATAGTTGGGAATTCTTAATTTGATGCTTTTCAGCAAGAATAGGTACACCGTACAGTCGTACACGACATAACAAGTGTTGTATATGtacccacccaaaaaaaaaaagaaaagaaaactgttACATATTATTTTGGCCATTTAATGTCtatatatttaattaaaattaattcATACAGCAAtaactataaaaataaaaaggtagTTTATGAATGTATACTTTTCATACCATTAAAGCTTTTATTAAACAGATTATCGTACATGTACATAAGTTATGCCTAATTTATTATTTACCCGTATATAGTAAGCATCTATTGCCCACTTATCTCCAGACGATTTCTGAATTTAATTTCACTTTGGATAAAAGCTAATATTTGAGATACCCGCTAACTATGTGGACCATGCCAGGCAAACCCCATTATTAACGCATCAAAAAATGTTTAGTTGAATTAAGGTGAATTTTTAACCAAATAGAGTTCATTTAGTCTTTTGCAAACATACAATGCATACCTATTATACCAAATCAAAACTCTCATCTTAACAACTTGAATTACTTAATCCaattcaagttgcaattaggaAATTCGCTTGGATGTTTCTGAATTACAGCCATGTATCTTTAGCCTCTATATTTTAACAGCAAGTGTGTCATGCATCTTAAACAAATTTGACCTTTTCAACATTTTCATGGTTATATATACCATTCCTTTTCCATGATAAGCACTGCATAAACTCACATAACCAATTGCTTCCTTATTAGTAagctttcttttcccttcttcAACAACCCCTCCAATATTCCTAGTTACACTATTAATCCATCTCATACTATTTTCCAGCATGGAGTGTAGGCAGTTCGAGGTCACTCTAATTTGTGCCAATAATCTCCCAGATGTTCGAGAGCTAGGCAAAATGAAAGTTTATGCGCAGGTTTCAGTAAAAGGACATTCAAATTCGGTCTGGGTTACCCCTGTGGATAGGGAAAGAGAGACAAATCCTTATTGGAATTGCAAGATTAAGTACACTCTCCCTGAGATAGCTGTGCAGAAGGATGGTGTTATTCTTGTTATCAAATTGTACTGTGAAAGATCTTTGTTGCCTGATAAATACGTAGGGGAAGTGAACTTGTCATTGAAGAAACTTTTCGACTGTGGATTTTCACAAGAAAACCTGGAATATGATGTGGATAGGAATGATGCTGATGGTATATTTGGCAAACTGAAACTTTCATATGATTTCGCAAAAACGAAGATTACAGTTTCTAAGAGTGAATCTAGTCTTCGGGGGCAAGTACTAGAAGCAGTTGGCCATGGAGTTTTACATGCAGTTATCCATGGAGCTATACATATCATTTTGCATTGAGTATTACTATCAGAAATTTACCAGAGTTATTTTCAGGTTGAGCTGCTTTTTGCTAGAAagtggttttgggagtatttgaAATATCATTACAAGTCTGGTGATTGAAGAATAAATTAATGACGTTAGAATTGCTTATCACAACTTTGTCTCATTTATATTATATTAGCAAAGCATAAGTTGACATAATAAATAATGAACACATATCTTGTATCAAGTTGTCAACCACAACTAATTACAAAATACATGATCCAGTGCCTAATTTCACAGGCAAGTACTACAAACATTTATGAAATGGAATTGCTAATCTAATTcacccaaaaaaatatatagtaaTATAAAGAAGATAAAGATTGGTGATGTAAAGAAGATTATGCTCTTCAAATCATTAATTAATGAATACTGTTGGAACAAAAGTCCAAACCTAATTTATTTATTACATAGCGCTGCTAGTAGATTTGTTTTGTTTGCATGAGCTCATAGCCCATTTTGCCTGTGTCTTTAGGCAGTTTACTACCCTGTTTCCTGCAACATTTAATCTCCATAATCAAAGTAATTAATCACAACCAAATATTTATTTAACTATCACAAAAATCCATTTATGCAGCACATAAGGGTAACTCGATTATCTCTTTTCAAAACTAgctttttagtttcttttgcAATAATTATGCATTCACTAAAAtagattttttaatattaaacaAGAACACATAAGTTATTctaaaaattctaatttttaAGAATCAGTTCTAATCAAAATCAGTTGACAACAAGCCCTTTATGTTAAATATAATGTCCACGATTTAAGGATCACATCCACAATTTTAACTTAAATCAACCAACTACCATATTGGTCAAAATTTCAGTTAGTAGTTTCATTTAGGTTATGTTCAATTAACTTATTTTCTAATAAACGCCCACATGTTTTTCTTACAAATGATTGAAATTCAACATCCTCCCATAGTAGATTATAACATGCGTTAGTCTTATTGGATGATTTACTACAACCAAAAAAGGCATTAGCGACAACAACTTTAGCAAGAAGTAGAAGGCTTGATGCTATTAAGAGGCTTATAGTAAGGAAAAGGACAAGACCTCACCAAAGATTGGAACCATCCTATACTCAGCCTAAAATTTTTCCCAAAAGGATTGCGGGAAAGCTTCCCTCCACATACTGATTCTAGTGGGCCAAATTTTCTATGTTATTGGCGAGAAATCATGGGATTGTTGCTTATGTATCCCCTTTAGTGAGGATGTGCTCTTGCAAGCATGTTTGAGCAATGGAGAGGACATGGCCTTTACCTTGCCAAAACCAAATATTATCACCAAACGATGTCGGTAGGTCTTAATAGgatttaaagaaaagaaaaatccagGAAAATAAGTAAAAGCCTCAACTTCCTAAATTACTCCTAGACCAGAAGCACAAAATCCTGTCATAATTAGAGATTTTCCTCGTTCGGGCATTTATTCAAATAGCTAACAGGCTTGGAAGAAACTAGTGTATTTCTTTTCAACTTGTACATAAATTATGCCCAATTTTTTTCACCAATCCAATCCCATAACTAATTTCAATTCCAATTTTGCAAGGTCAACAAGGCTCAAGCATAGAACATCAAAAAATATAATGACTCTTATGCATAGGTGACAGGTTATCgatgcctgtgcaataataaaattaaacctaattgccaattaaaataaccaaaatccgattccaagtactggagtagagactctaggtgtgcaatgggttacgtGATTCACCTTGttctcgaagagtttgcttaatccgatatacccaAATGGGATGactttttcacaaataattattaatttgtaaacagggcaagtagggtcgtattctcagggattggggatatttgtctcttttgaaATCCAAAGTAACACGGGGGATGTTTTTGTATAAAGGATGACAATTaaagcaattcaactaaaaataaaatagccaactaaaaattaaatgacaattcactaaaatcagagtaataataattaaaggtctagccaagaaataacatcagtaatggttcacctaattgattaTCGATTCAcaagcaattccaattatttattaataaataggttataactgccaaactagcgatgacagtcaacccctccttactgtgtcggtgattaaggtacacccgttaatcactactctaattgagaaataatcttaggtacgcccgtaagatttaattccccaactgTCTTACATATTAGAGGAGttctattctaaccaaataatgcattaccagggttattttaaattagcccgcgtattcccctgacacaaccCAATCAtgtcagttgtcactatttcaaggcaattaaacaagtatggatttaatgccctaattgacaatagattaccaaattaactaattatccggatccaagacaatcgaTTAATTGGGCACCCATAAGCActgtaataaaaaaatatgcgaatactaataaataaaagaaaaatataaaattaaattgatctCACAATTTCTAGGTTAACCAAAGCCTCCGTTGTTCCTGGACTAGACAAAGGGGATTTAGTTCATCCCGGATGCGAAAAATCCACACAAAATTGAAGCAACAGTCGCGGCCATCAATTGGGTAAATTCAATTCGTTGGAATACTGATGAAAAAGCAAAGCTAAAGGAAGTGATTAAATGTCTTCACTTTGTCTGGACATATGAAGGAAGAAAAAGCTACTAAAAAACAAAACGAAAAAGTCAAAGGCTCAGCCTCCGTAGTGCTTGTTCTCTACTATCTAATATCTAGTTCCTACTCTAATTTCCCTACTTCTATCTAATGCCTAGCTACTGTGCGGCGTCCCCAGCGGTCAGGAAGACTTCaaccttttgttctttttttccaaCGTTGTCTCCCGCAAATTTCCAAAAAGGGTCGAGTCTTGATattccaaaaatgcccctggACGCCTGCTACTTGAACTCCTTCCTGATGACTGCCAAATTG contains the following coding sequences:
- the LOC113711466 gene encoding protein SRC2 homolog, with product MECRQFEVTLICANNLPDVRELGKMKVYAQVSVKGHSNSVWVTPVDRERETNPYWNCKIKYTLPEIAVQKDGVILVIKLYCERSLLPDKYVGEVNLSLKKLFDCGFSQENLEYDVDRNDADGIFGKLKLSYDFAKTKITVSKSESSLRGQVLEAVGHGVLHAVIHGAIHIILH